The proteins below come from a single Aegilops tauschii subsp. strangulata cultivar AL8/78 chromosome 6, Aet v6.0, whole genome shotgun sequence genomic window:
- the LOC109760523 gene encoding peptide-N4-(N-acetyl-beta-glucosaminyl)asparagine amidase A-like: MAASCIHLVFLLCLVPAATVASPHRNLRKSPVDIAAAAPSPANASPPTTFYEVDRPLRPPPGSSGPCSTLLLSGSFAYTFTKPPATAAYSPPPCLAAASAVSLAVLEWHATCRGVQFDRIFGVWLGGAELLRGSTAEPLQNGVVWSVSKDITGYASLLAAGNSTLAVFVENLVNSQYTGVYYANVTLHLYFRRTPTRPPPAVAPADLIVPMSRGLPLNDGLWYKIQNATDVVSTSVTLPSNTYRAVVEVFVSFHGDDEFWWTNQPGADANGPFREVTVRVDGVLAGAAWPFPVIFTGGINPLLWQPITGIGSFNLPTYDVEVTPLLGKMLDGKAHVFAFAVTNAVDVWYVDANLHLWLDPGSTDTAAGLVSYVAPEVAAATTSSRTTASRRVSATGWVKSSYGNITTNATQTFHFDNTNTNDGETVNQTTVAHAGVAATDLAGVLYYSVQTRQSFPLLLDSGADQVTVTHGLEETTVATGRWSSGPRYQSLRNTQRSSVAGASRGVRQTYRYEATDGCYLRNVTSSGYSIVSDQSSEACVKGPLR, from the coding sequence ATGGCCGCGTCCTGCATTCACCTTGTCTTTCTCCTTTGTCTGGTCCCAGCAGCCACCGTCGCCTCACCTCATCGTAATCTACGCAAGTCCCCGGTCGACATCGCCGCGGCCGCGCCGTCTCCGGCAAACGCGTCGCCGCCAACCACCTTCTACGAGGTGGACCGCCCGCTCCGCCCGCCACCGGGCAGCTCCGGCCCGTGCTCCACGCTCCTGCTATCCGGCTCCTTCGCATACACCTTCACCAAGCCGCCCGCCACCGCCGCGTACTCCCCGCCGCCCTGCCTCGCCGCGGCCTCGGCGGTCTCCCTCGCCGTCCTCGAGTGGCACGCCACCTGCCGGGGAGTCCAGTTCGACAGGATCTTCGGCGTCTGGCTCGGCGGCGCCGAGCTCCTCCGCGGCAGCACCGCCGAGCCGCTGCAGAACGGCGTCGTCTGGTCCGTCTCCAAGGACATCACCGGGTACGCGTCCCTCCTCGCCGCCGGCAACTCCACCCTCGCCGTCTTCGTCGAGAACCTCGTCAACAGCCAGTACACCGGCGTGTACTATGCCAACGTCACGCTCCACCTCTACTTCCGCCGCACGCCGacgcgcccgccgcccgccgtgGCTCCCGCCGACCTCATCGTCCCGATGTCCAGAGGCTTACCTCTCAACGACGGGCTCTGGTACAAGATCCAGAACGCCACCGACGTCGTGTCCACGAGCGTGACGTTGCCATCCAACACCTACCGCGCGGTCGTGGAGGTCTTTGTCTCGTTCCACGGGGACGACGAGTTCTGGTGGACAAACCAGCCCGGTGCCGACGCCAACGGCCCGTTCCGTGAGGTCACTGTCCGTGTTGACGGGGTCCTCGCCGGCGCCGCGTGGCCGTTCCCCGTCATCTTCACCGGCGGCATCAACCCCCTCCTATGGCAGCCCATCACCGGCATCGGCTCCTTCAACCTCCCGACGTACGACGTCGAGGTGACGCCGTTGCTGGGCAAGATGCTGGACGGCAAGGCGCACGTGTTCGCGTTCGCCGTGACCAACGCCGTGGACGTGTGGTACGTCGACGCCAACCTCCACCTCTGGCTGGACCCTGGGAGCACCGACACGGCGGCGGGCCTCGTGAGCTACGTGGCGCCGGAGGTAGCGGCGGCGACGACGTCCTCCCGCACGACGGCGAGCCGGCGAGTCTCGGCGACCGGATGGGTGAAGTCGTCGTACGGGAACATCACGACGAACGCCACACAGACGTTCCATTTCGACAACACCAACACCAACGACGGCGAGACGGTGAACCAGACGACcgtcgcgcacgccggcgtcgcCGCCACGGACCTCGCCGGCGTCCTGTACTACTCGGTGCAGACGCGCCAGAGCTTCCCGCTTTTGTTGGACTCAGGAGCGGACCAGGTAACCGTCACGCACGGGTTGGAGGAGACGACGGTAGCCACCGGCCGGTGGTCGTCGGGGCCCAGGTACCAGTCGCTGCGCAACACGCAGCGGAGCAGCGTCGCCGGGGCGTCGCGGGGCGTCCGGCAGACGTACAGGTACGAGGCCACCGACGGGTGCTACTTGAGGAATGTGACCAGCAGCGGTTATAGCATCGTGTCGGACCAGTCCAGTGAGGCGTGCGTGAAGGGGCCATTGCGTTGA
- the LOC109784786 gene encoding receptor-like protein 2, whose product MLVSSETVQPLQFSNKTHNNKLYIPSFGLVLVLLISLASPASSCTEQEKTSLLQFLAGLSRDGGLAASWQDGTDCCKWEGITCRKDRTVTKILLPSKGLEGKISQSLGILTGLQYLDLSHNSLSGGLPLEVLLSSSIIILDVSFNQLNGTLQELPSSTPARPLQVLNISSNLFAGQFPSTTWKAMENLMAVNASNNSFTGQIPTHFCSSSPSLAVLNLCLNKFSGNIPKQLGDCSKLRELRFGYNNVSGIVPDELFNATLLEYLSFRNNHLNGVLDGVHITKLRNLVTLDLGGNNFSGEIPDSIGQLKKLEEFHLDNNNLSGELPSALSNCTNLIAIDLKKNNFSGQLTKVNLSNLPNLKTLDVYFNSFSGTVPESIYSCSNLTALRVSTNKLEGQLSPRMGDLKSLTFLSLSTNSFSNITNALHILKSCRNLTTLLIGDNFKQELMPEDDRIDGFENLQVLDIENCQLSGKIPLWISRLTNLEMLLLKRNRLTGPKPSWINSLSHLFFIDVSNNNLTGKIPLTLMEMPMLKSIESATHWDPRVFELPIYYNGPSLQYRVVTSFPTVLNLSNNSLTGVIPPQIGQLKVLAVLDFSFNKLSGQIPQCICNLTNLQVLDLSSNNLTGDIPVALNALHFLSAFNISNNNLEGPIPSGGQFDTFQNSSFDGNPKLCGSVLTHICNSAEAHEAIILSGKQTNCKVAFVIAFSVFFGVGVLYDQLVLSRYFS is encoded by the coding sequence ATGCTAGTTTCATCAGAAACCGTGCAACCCCTCCAATTTTCGAACAAGACACACAACAACAAACTGTACATACCTTCCTTCGGCCTGGTTCTTGTGCTGCTGATCTCCTTGGCCTCTCCCGCAAGTTCCTGCACGGAGCAGGAGAAGACCTCCCTTCTCCAGTTCCTCGCTGGACTCTCACGGGATGGTGGCCTCGCCGCCTCATGGCAGGATGGCACGGATTGCTGCAAGTGGGAAGGGATCACCTGCAGGAAAGATAGGACGGTCACCAAAATCTTGCTGCCTTCAAAGGGCCTCGAGGGGAAAATCTCACAGTCCCTTGGGATCCTCACCGGGCTGCAGTACCTTGACCTCTCTCACAACTCGCTGTCCGGTGGTCTGCCGCTGGAAGTGTTGCTGTCCAGCAGCATCATCATCCTTGATGTAAGCTTTAACCAGCTCAATGGAACGCTCCAGGAGCTGCCATCTTCAACCCCTGCCCGACCTCTGCAGGTACTGAACATCTCAAGCAACCTATTCGCGGGACAGTTTCCATCCACCACATGGAAAGCAATGGAGAATCTGATGGCAGTCAACGCAAGTAATAACAGCTTTACAGGGCAGATACCAACTCATTTCTGTAGCAGTTCACCATCCCTCGCTGTGCTAAATCTGTGTTTAAACAAATTCAGTGGCAACATCCCCAAACAACTTGGTGATTGCTccaagctgagagagctcagGTTCGGGTACAACAACGTCAGTGGAATAGTCCCAGATGAACTTTTCAATGCTACTTTGTTGGAATACCTGTCTTTTCGTAATAATCATTTAAACGGAGTTCTTGATGGTGTGCACATAACCAAGCTCAGAAATCTAGTAACACTCGATCTTGGTGGGAACAACTTCAGTGGCGAGATTCCAGATTCCATAGGCCAGCTCAAAAAATTGGAGGAGTTCCATTTGGACAACAACAATTTGTCAGGAGAGCTGCCATCAGCTCTAAGCAACTGCACGAATCTCATAGCAATTGATCTCAAGAAAAACAATTTCAGTGGACAGCTCACCAAGGTCAATCTCTCCAACCTGCCAAATCTAAAGACATTGGATGTTTACTTCAACAGCTTCAGTGGCACAGTTCCAGAAAGCATATACTCTTGCAGCAATCTGACTGCACTGCGGGTATCTACCAACAAATTAGAAGGGCAGCTTTCACCAAGAATGGGTGATCTGAAGAGCCTCACCTTCCTATCACTCTCTACAAACTCTTTCAGTAATATCACAAACGCACTTCACATCCTTAAGAGCTGCAGGAACCTTACCACTCTGCTTATCGGCGATAATTTCAAGCAAGAGCTCATGCCAGAGGATGACAGAATTGATGGCTTTGAGAATCTCCAGGTTTTGGACATCGAAAATTGCCAGCTGTCGGGAAAAATACCTCTATGGATATCAAGGCTCACAAATTTGGAGATGTTACTTTTAAAAAGAAATCGACTCACTGGACCGAAACCAAGCTGGATCAACTCCCTAAGCCATCTCTTCTTTATAGATGTGTCAAACAACAATCTTACAGGAAAAATCCCGTTAACCTTGATGGAGATGCCAATGCTAAAATcaattgaaagtgcaactcattGGGACCCAAGGGTCTTTGAGTTACCTATTTATTACAATGGTCCATCACTTCAATACCGTGTTGTTACATCTTTTCCAACAGTGTTGAATCTAAGCAACAACAGCTTGACAGGTGTGATTCCCCCACAGATTGGTCAGTTGAAAGTGCTTGCTGTACTTGATTTCAGTTTTAATAAGTTATCCGGGCAGATCCCACAATGTATTTGCAACCTCACAAACTTGCAGGTGCTAGACTTGTCCAGTAACAATCTCACAGGTGATATCCCAGTTGCATTGAACGCCCTGCACTTCCTTTCAGCATTCAACATTTCAAACAATAACCTGGAAGGGCCTATTCCATCTGGAGGCCAGTTTGATACATTTCAGAATTCTAGTTTCGACGGGAACCCAAAGCTGTGTGGCTCTGTTCTCACTCACATATGCAATTCAGCAGAAGCGCATGAAGCCATCATTCTGTCAGGAAAACAAACTAACTGCAAGGTGGCCTTTGTGATTGCCTTCAGTGTGTTCTTTGGTGTAGGGGTGTTGTATGATCAGTTAGTCTTATCAAGGTATTTTAGCTAG